GTGCTCTACCGACTGAGCTATCAGGGAACATTGAACAACTATCAGAATAAATCCAATTTTATTACGCTTTCATCAGAAAGTCAAGATAGTGTGACAGACTTTTGCTAGATCACACAATAAGCAATAAGAGGACAAGCTAAGCCAAAAAAAGTTTAAAATTGTTCTCATCCCCCCTTGCTAAATTCCAAATGGTGGATATAATAAAGTCAACGTTAAAATAATTTTAATGTCAAATAAAATTGAACAAGTTAAATATTTTATCGAGAGGAAGATATTTATGCCTGAAGCTGTTTTGATGAAGGAAAAGAAACTCTCCGGCTTGCTTGCTCATAAAGAATTTACGCTTTATCTTCTTGCCAGAGTTATCTCACACTTTGGCGATTCCATCGACTCGATCGCTTATAGCTGGATGGTCTACATGCTCACAGGATCGAAAATCATGATGGGTACTCTGTTCGCTCTTAATTTCGTACCCGGCATCCTGTTCAATTTCTTCACTGGAGCCCTAGTGGATCGCTGGTCGAAGCGCAAAGTCATTGTCATCACCTATTCTTGTCGCGGTCTGCTTGTCATTTTTACAGCACTACTGTATTGGCAAGGATGGCTACAACCCTGGCATCTGTATGTATTGACCTTTACAATCTCCACCATCGAATGCTTCTCGTATCCCGCGGAAATGGCGATCGTACCTTCTTTGCTTCCAAAACATAAGCTATTAAGTGCCAACTCTATCTCTACCTCCGCCACAAGAACTGCCGAATTAGCCGGTCTTGCCATTACTGGCGGTATGATCGCCTTCTTAGGTATTTCCGGAGCAATCTTGCTGGATGGAATCACCTTCTTCACAGCCGCTACGCTAATAGCCTTTATCCGTGTCAACGAAGAAACTGGAGAAGAAACATCTCAAACTTCAGATGCGAAGACCTCTTTTATTCAGGAAATTAAGTTTGGACTCAAGTTCCTCTTCTCGAATCGAATGATCGTCACCATTGTCATCTGCGCTGCTTATGTTAACCTATGTCTTGCTCCCTATAATGTATTGACTCCGGTCTATGTAGCAGAAGTTCTCAAATCCGGACCCCAAGGGCTAAGTATACTCGGAATCGGCATGATTAGCGGAATGATCGTAAGCGCGCTGTGGATTAGCCGCAAGGGCATACGGTTCAAGAAAAGCCAGCTTATCATTCTGGGTTATTTGATGCTCGGTCTAAGCTATTCTCTGTTGTATCTGCCTACCTTCTTTCAGGTTCAGTCACTTTATTTTGCCGTCGTTATCACTTTTTGCATGGGGATATCAGTCTCACTCATCAGCACGCCGGCCACTACTTATTTTATGGAGACAGTACCGAAGGAACTGCTAGGCAGAGTCGGAGCTATTTATAGCATGATCTGTACGATGGCAATACCGATTGGCAGCTCTCTGGCCGGAATTTTAGGGGAATGGATGAAAGTCAATCTTTTATTTCTCATCTTTGGTCTATTGATGATCGTTCCGTTCTTCTATTTACTCAGTCGGCGTAGCTTCCGTGAGATCTGACGGCGGCTACCCAGCCGCTTCTATCTTGTACTTTCCCTTGCATGAGTTATACTAAAATGAAGCAGTTATATGAACTTATTAGATTCCAGGGGGAACATCGTGAAAAAGGAACTCAAAACTTTAGAAGAAATCCGTATATACTCCGATCCCTACCGCATTCAGATTCTGAATGAATTTATAAGCTTCAACAGACCCGCAACGGTAAAAGAAGTGGCCGACGCTCTTCATGAAGTGCCTGCCAAGGTGTATTATCATGCCAAGAAGCTGGAGAGCATCGGGATGCTTGAATTGGTAGATACCAAGCTGGTGAACGGAATTACAGCCAAATATTATGAACCTTATAAAGGCCAGGTCATCATTAGCAAAAGTGATGTTGATGATACGATCAAGCAGGTCTTCCAATCGGAGGCCGAGAAGTTGGTCTCGAACTTCTATGATGAGAACAAGAAGCGTTTCCTGCAGAATTACAGTGGGAGCAAATCAAAAGGAAACTTAATTAATAATAGTAGCATCTATTTAACAGAGCAGGAAGCCGAGCAGTTGTTCTCGATGATTAATGAATTTTGTGAGCAGCATGGCCACCCTTCCCCGGAAGAGGGGCGCGTGCGGTACGAGATGTTCTTTACTCTATTTCACAATCCAGATATCAAATCCAAATAAAAAGAACCATCGTCTCCATTGTAGGAATGATGGTTCTTATGCTTATTCCTATTCAATTGCTCCAGCTTGCTCTTCGTCTGTCTTGTTCTCATATCCGCGAAAGCGAACTGGCTTCGTCCATCCTCGGGGTTGCGCTTGCCTTCCCTGACGCATTTTTGCCGAAATTTCTTCGCCTTTGATACTGCCATATACATATCACTCCTCATCTGTTAATAGCTCTAGTATAGCATAAAATCGCATCCCTATATTGTATGCAGCTTCAATACGCCTGAACAACGGCCGCAGCGGTACCGTGCAGGATCTACCTTACGTTTGCGCTTATACTCCATTCCACAGCGGACACATATTAACTTATAGCGATAGGGCAAGGTCCGGCGTTTAGCAGCTCCCGGCAGCGACTGGCAATAACGGCTTCCATCTACCTTTTGCAGCAGTGCCTTGAATTCAGGGTCTCGGTGTTTGTATCCTTTGCCCGATAAATGAAGATGATAGTGGCACAGTTCATGCTTAATTATCTTCTCCACCTCATCCAGGCCATAGGTCTGAAGCTGCGCAGGGTTAATCTCAATATTATGATTTTTTAGAAAATATCTTCCCCCGGTCGTCCTTAAGCGCCTGTTAAATGAAGCTTGGTGGAGAAAAGGTACACCGAAACTGCGCTGTGAGATTTCCTCGACCCATTCCTGAAGCTGTTTGTCGTCCATAGTTGTGGCTTCTCCTCTTGGTATAGTAACTTGTTCTACTTTATCATAACACGCCGGTCATCATGCTGATTTTACTTGAATTTTAACTTCCTCTTAGGCTACACTGTCAAGTAGTAATGACAGAATAAAGGAGATTATTCGTGATGCCTTCAATGAGATACGTCATTTTGCAGCAAAATAATGATCTGAAATTTGTAGAAATGCCGGAAGAATATGCCTATCAGCTAAGTGCACTTAATCTGCGACTGAACAAGGAGATCGCCAAGTTAACTGCCGCCAATGTGCCAAGCCTGCCGCTGGCTGTTGCTGAGTGCGACCGTCTTGACCTGCTGCAGCCATCCTTGCAAATTGCGAGCGGAATCAATTATATCAACGAGTTGGAGTCCGCCTTCGCTTCCATCCAGGAGGAGAATTACCCGCTCATCTCCCTGCTAACCGAGATTCGCGCATTGCAAGCCCAACTCGAACAGTGGTACGAAGAAGAGGAACTTATTTAACTTTTATACAAGTGTAACAAGGCTGCTTTTCAGCTCCGAAGCTTATCCTTCCGATATGCGTTTTTTCAAAACGCTTCAGTTGGATGAAGATAGGGACGAAAGGAGCGCAGTGTACGTAGTTTGTACGTGAGCACCGGAGGGCCCGGCTGAATTCAAGATTCGATGTCGAATATACTTTCAGTGTAACTTCGAGATCAAAAGCGGCCTTTTTGACTTCCTTATTTTAATAGATGTTCAAAAAGGCCGCTTTTCAGCTCCGAGAAGGTTGGATGAAGATAGGGACTGAGGAGCGCAGCGTACGTAGTGGGTACGTGAGCACCGGAGGGCCCGGCTGAATTCAAGATTCGATGCCGGATAAGCTTTCAGTGTAACTTCGAGATCAAAAGCGGCCTTTTTGACTTCCTCTATTGTGGCGGACCTGCACTTTTTCCGGCATTCCCCCATATGCTAAACGTACTAAGCATGCCGGAGGAGGAGATATCCTTGCCAATTTGGCTAAGTAATCAAATTATGCGAGCCTTTAATAAGCGGGATCGCCGTCAGATACGATTACTCAATGATTGCTGGTTCTTCTACTATAACCGTCAATGGACCAATGGGACCTCAAGTCAACTGCCCCGTTCCAAATCATAGCCTAATAACCGTCCAATATAGACGAAAGCCCGCCATCATCCGGCGGGCTTCTTTCATTATCACTATTGCGGACCGTTGGCAGAATCGTTAGGTTTACGCATTGTCAAGCCGACTCTTCCCTTCTTCAGATCAACATTCAGGACCCAGACGGTCACATTATCTCCTACCGAGACGACATCCATCGGATGCTTCACGAAGCGATCGCTAAGCTGGGAAATATGCACAAGACCATCATTCTTGATTCCGATATCGACAAAGGCGCCAAAATCGATCACATTGCGCACCGTACCTTGCAGTTCCATACCTGGCGTCAGATCCTCGATCTTAAGCACATCAGTGCGGAAGATTGGGAGAGGTAGTTCTTCGCGCGGATCACGGCCCGGACGCTGCAGGCTGTCGATAATATCGCGTAGTGTCGGCACGCCGACTTCCAATTGCGCAGCAACCGCCTCTGGCTGTACAGTGGCCAACTTGCTATTTAATTCTTTCGAGCCAAGCTGTTTCATCTCTACACTCAGCTCAGCAAATAACCGCTCCACCACTTCATAGGATTCCGGATGGATTGGCGTACGATCCAACTCGAAGCTGCCGTCGTTAATACGCAGGAAGCCGATACACTGCTCATAGGTTTTGGCACCCAGCCGCGGCACCTTCTGGAGTGCCCTACGGCTCTTGAACTTGCCGTTCTCATCTCTATATTTCACGATATTCTTCGCAATTGTTGCATTTACGCCAGATACATAAGACAGCAAGGAAGATGAAGCCGTATTAACATCCACACCAACATGGTTAACAGCGGATTCCACGACATTCTTCAGGCTCTCATCGAGATGCTTCTGGGATACATCATGCTGATACTGCCCAACACCAATCGCTTTTGGCTCGATCTTAACCAATTCAGCAAGCGGATCCTGCAGACGCCGCGCAATCGAAGCTGCGCTGCGCTCTGCCACGTCCAGATCTGGGAACTCCTCCTGAGCGAGCTTGGAAGCAGAGTATACACTGGCACCCGCTTCGTTGACGATCAAATAAGCAAGCTCCTTGTCCTTGTTATTTCTGCCCGCGATCACGTCAGCTACGAATTGCTCCGTCTCCCGTGATGCTGTTCCGTTGCCAATGACGATCAACGATATCCCATATCTGTCGATCAACTGGTTGAATATCTCCTCAGCTTCCCGCTTCTTGTTGTTTGGCGGCGTCGGGTAAGTAACAGCAACCTCCAATAGCTTGCCAGTCTCGTCAACGACAGCGAGCTTGCATCCTGTACGGTAGGCAGGGTCGACACCAAGTACCCGCTGATCGCGTACTGGAGGTTGAAGGAGAAGATTACGCAAATTACCGGCAAAGATAGCAATCGCCTGGCCCTCAGCCTTCTCCGTCAATTCAGCGCGTACTTCCCGCTCAATCGAAGGGGCGATCAGCCGCTTGTAAGCATCCTCAATGACGGAATGAAGTACGGCCTCTACCACTGAGTTGCCCTTGATCCAGCGTCCGGCAATATGACGATGAATCGCTTCTATCTCCACTTCCAGCGTCACCTTTAGCACATTCTCACGCTCGCCGCGATTCATAGCCAAGATACGGTGGGAAGGCATCTTCTTCGCCGCTTCCCGGTAGTTATAATACATCTCATACACCGACTCTTCTTCCGGCGTCTTCGCTTCTGATACCATAAATCCGTGATCCATCGTATAACGACGGACCCATGTCCGGGTTGACGCTTCGTCGGAGATCTCTTCCGCGATGATATCCATCGCCCCCTGAACAGCTTCCTCCGCAGTCTCAACGCCCTTCTCAGCATCGATATACTGAGCCGCCTCCTGAAGCAGGTTTCCTTGCTTCGGCTGAGCAAGTATCCACTTGGCCAGCGGTTCTAGCCCCTTCTCCTTGGCGACACTTGCCCGCGTCTTGCGCTTCTGCTTATACGGACGATACAAATCCTCGACTTCCTGAAGCTTCACTGCTTGTCCAATCGCCGCAGCCAGTTCATCGGTCAGCTTCCCCTGCTCATCGATGATCCGCAACACCTCACGCTTGCGTTCACCCAGGTTGCGTAAATATTGCATCCGATCGGCGATATCCCGTAGCTGGTTCTCATCAAGCTCTCCGGTCATCTCCTTCCGATAACGGGCAATGAACGGAATGGTGTTGCCCTCATCCAATAATGATGCTGTCGTCCTCACTTGCTTCAGGGACAGATTCAGCTCCTTGGCGATTTGGCGGACAAGTTGCTCCTGCTCCTCAGCCCCTGAATGAACCTGATTTACCGTTGTGGTTACTGTCGTATCCGATTGTGACAAGTGCAATCCCTCTTTCGTATCAAAATACAATTGTCTCTATTATCACAAACTTTCAAGCTCATTTCCAGCATGTTGAGCTTTCACCCAACTAGCTGCAGGATAAAATAATAAAACACCGGGTTCCCCCGATGCTCTATCGCCTTATTTTAGAAATTGGAGTAAATAGCGTTGTCCACACTTCCAGCATAAATAATAAAGACAAACAAAATGATGAAAAGCAAAAGCCCATAAATAATAGTACCGATAATTCCACAAACAAGTCCGGCTATTGCCAAGCCCTTTCCTTGCTCATATCTCCGCTTGAGTTCTTTTAAAGACAAGCTAGAGAAAATAATCGCCATTATCCCCAGAAGAAAACCGACATAAGGAATCAGGAGTGATAAAATTCCCAATACCAAAGCCGCGATCGACTTGCCGTTCGTCTTCTGAACAACCGGAGGTCCCGGCGGAAACGGCGGTGGGTAGTTATTCATCGTTGAATATTGATACTGCTGATCTGACCGATTTTGATCCATTCAAAAAGGTCCTCCCCATAAATATATAGCTTCATTATAACAGATATCCCCAGTAGAGGAGTGAAAAACTCCAATAATTTTACTGACTTTTAGCAAACTACACCTCGTATCTACCATCAAAACAGGGAAATATTGTACTCTCTCCTTTCAGCAAACATTCAGCCTATATTCAGATTACACTCAGCCTAGCTTCACTCTCCTTTCATATTCGCCCAATAAAATAACTGTGAGCCGCTTAACACCTTTACATAAGTTGAGTTGTCGTTCGAACCATATGAAGAAAGCTGAGTGATTCTATTTGAAGAAGAAATGGTTATGGATTGTAATTGTGGTCGTTATATTGGCGCTTATCGCCGTTGCCCTATCGCTGACGCTCCCGTCTAAGAAGAACTCGGCGGAGCCCCCGCAGCAGAGGACGACCAAGGTAATGAAGGGTAATATTACAGTTAGCGTCTCCGGATCGGGCTCCGTTATCTCCACTGATAGCGAAAGTATCCGAACCAAGGACGAAGGCAAGGTAAGCAAGGTGCTCGTCAAAATCGGCGACGTCGTCAAAAAGGGCCAGACTCTGTTGACCTATGAGCCAGAGGATCTATCCGACAAGCTCGAAGACCAGGAGACCACATTGCAGACGCAAAAATGGGATCTCGAGGATCTTCAGGATCAATACAAGCGCAAAGCCCAAGATAGTGACTCCGAGGATGAGTTGAAACAGATCCAGAAATCAATAGATAAGCAGGAATTGAATATCACGAAGACAGAGAAGGATATCGCCACGATAAAAGAGGACATGCTTCCTCCCGATCCGTTGACTTCTCCGATCGCCGGGACGATAACAGCTGTCAACATTACTGCCGGTGAACAAACCAAAGCGGGCAGTGAATTATTCGTCATTACCGATTATCAAAATTTAAGTGTGAAGACCCAGGTCGATGAACTTGATATCCCTGAAGTGAAAAAAGGGTTGAAAGCAACACTCCAACTGGATGCTTTACCAGACCAGACTATTGATGGTACCGTCTTCGATATATCGAATGAAGGTTCTGCCTCTAACGGCGTATCCCTGTTCGATGTCACAATCAAGATGAATCCGACAGATGGCGCGCGCGTCGGAATGACTGCAGAAGCGACCATTATAGTGAATGAGAAGGAAGATATTCTTAAATTGCCGATCGAAGCTGTTCAGAAATTAGGTGAAAAATACTTCGTAATGCTCCCATCTACGGGTACTGAGGCCGAAGAGAATACTCCGACAGCAGCGGATTCGGCAAATGCCCGCAGATCGGCAATTCAAAATAAAGCAGATGTCAGCGCTGAAAGCGGGAACAGTTCCGAAGCAGCCCCGGAAAATCCAGCGGAGCTGACGGACAAGCAGGGGAGCTCAGAAACCACGAGCAATTCTAGGAACGGAAGACGAAGCATGTTAGGTAATACAAAAGAAGTCGAGGTTGGCGTCCATGATGAAAATGATATCGAGATCGTCAGCGGTTTAAATGAAGGCGACGAAGTCGTCATTCCAACTATTATTTCGGAATCAACGAATAATGCCGCTATGGAGCAACTCATTCAAGGCGGAGGGGCAGTTAGATTCGGTGAAGGCAGCTTCCGCGGTGAATCCGGCGGAATGATGCCAAGCGGCAACTTTAACGGAGGTGGCTTCACAGGCGGCAATAGACCTAGCAGCGGAGGCAGCGCTCCTAAAGGCGGTGGACAATAATGGCGGACATCCCATCGGTACCTCCCTTGATTGAAGTGAACCGGCTCGGACACGGCTATATGATGGCGGGCGAGATCATGAAGGTGCTTTCCGATATTTCCTTCATGATTAATTACGGTGAATTCGTCGCAATAATCGGCCCTTCAGGCTCTGGCAAATCTACACTTATGAATATGCTCGGTTGTCTGGATATCGCCAGTGAAGGCTCCTATCACCTGGAAGGCGTTGATGTTAGCAAGCTGTCCGATAATAAACTAGCCAAGATCAGAAATGAGAAAATCGGCTTTATCTTTCAATCCTTTAATTTATTGTCCAAATTAACAGCTTACGAAAATGTGGAGCTTCCGCTGGTATACCGGAATATCCCGCATAAAGATCGAGCGAGAATCGTTGAGGAATCGCTGCGGACGGTCGGCCTTGAGGACCGCATGCACCACAAACCGCCGCAGCTCTCAGGCGGTCAGCAGCAGCGTGTCGCTATCGCCCGCGCCATTGCCGGCAATCCCCCGCTTCTATTGGCTGATGAGCCAACTGGAGCGCTCGATAGCAGAACCGGAATCGAGGTCATGGAACAAATGAAGAAGTTGAATGCCCTTGGTCATACCATCCTAATTATCACGCATGATCTGTCGATTGCACAGCAAGCCACAAGAATCATTCATATCCAAGACGGCAGAATCATTGACGATCAGAGGGAGGCCATATGAATCTGCTGCAGAGCATCAAAATGGCTTGGAAGAGCATCATTGGCTCCAAGGTCAGATCATTGTTAACTATGCTTGGAATTATCATCGGCGTATCCTCGGTCATTATTCTCGTCTCGGTTGGCCAAGGAACGACCTCGCAAATTACTTCCCAGCTGGAAGGACTGGGGACAGATCTGCTTACGGTAAATATTATGGGCCGGGGAGCCTCTACCTCTCTCTCGCTTGACGAAGCGATGGATCTCGGACAAATTGAGGGAGTTAAGGCCGTGTCCCCTGTTATTAGCAATTCCGTAACCGTTAAGAAGGGGACCACCAATGACACCATATCCGTCGAGGGAATTGTCCCTTCCTATGAGGACGTTAATAATTTTCATGTCCAATCGGGTCGCTTCATTCTCGATCTGGATAATGACTTCCGGATGAAGGTCGCTTTAATGGGCAGCGAGGCAGCGCAAACCTTCTTCGGAAATGAGAATCCCGTCGGACAGACGATTCAATTGAATGGTTCCAGCTTCAAGATCGTTGGACTGCTGGAATCCAAGGGCTCGAGTCTTACAGCCTCTAATGACAATAAGATTCTGATTCCCTTGACGACCGCTGAACGAACATTAAGAAGTGGAGGCATTCGTTCGATTACTGTTCAAGCCTCTGACTCGAAGCTAATCAGTACCGTCAAGTCATCCCTGGAAGCCGAGCTGAACAAGAAGTTCCAAAATGCGTCCAATTCCTACAGCATCTTCAACTCTCAGGATATGCTCGATACGGTAAATTCAACGACCCAGACGCTCTCCCTGGCTCTAGGAGGCATCGCAGGAATCTCGCTCTTAGTCGGAGGAATCGGGATCATGAACATTATGCTCGTCTCAGTGAGCGAAAGAACGAGAGAGATCGGAATAAGAAAGGCCATTGGAGCTAAGAAGCGGAATATACTCATGCAGTTCATGGTTGAATCCACCTTCCTCAGCGGATTTGGAGGAATCGTGGGGATCGGGATAGGCTATGGTGTAAGTGCGCTGATTGGGCGTTATACTTCCCTAACTACAACGGTTCCTGTCTATATCGTAATGATCTCTTTCATCTTCTCCTTGTTCATCGGAATTATCTTCGGTATGATCCCGGCGAACAAAGCGGCCAAGCTGCGCCCAATCTATGCCTTACGCAGTGAATAAATTAGCTGCCTTATAAGAATCAACATAAAAGCTGGCAACCGTAGCTTCTACGATGCCAGCTTTTTGATGTTCGATTTATAAAGAAAAAAGCACCCGATGTCTCGGGTGCTAGCTTGAAAGCCTTCGCCTCCAAGCTGTATGATTAAAAATCAATCAAACCTAGACTAATCAACAATGCATCATTCACTTTCTTCATCGTCTCATCGTCTAAATGTGTGATTTTGTCGGTTAATCTTTGTTTGTCGATCGTTCGAATCTGTTCCAGCAAAATGACGGAATCACGATCAAATCCGTGCGTCGCTGCATCAATTTCAACGTGAGTCGGCAGCTTTGCCTTTTGAATTTGAGCTGTGATGGCAGCAACGATCGCCGTTGGGCTAAATCGATTGCCGATATCGTTCTGGATGATTAGCACCGGTCTTACCCCTCCCTGTTCAGAACCAACTACCGGGGAAAGGTCTGCAAAGAATACGTCACCGCGCTTTACGATCAATGGTTACACCCCGCTTACTAGGCGGTCCAGAGTGATGTCTGCATCTTCCTCTGCTTGGAACGCTTCAGAGGCCATGGATAGGTTAATCTTAGCCATTTCCATGTAACCCCGCTGCATCGACTCGCGGATAAATCTCTTCTTTCGCTCGTTCAGATACAGCTTCATGGCTTGCCGAATCAGTTCGCTGCGATTGGAATTCTCCATCGCCACGATCCCATCTACCTCCTGTAAAAGATGATCCGGTAAACTGATCATGATTCGTTTGGTATTGTGCATATTGGCCACCTTTACTTCCACCCCCAAAACCTTATCGACCCAAAACCCTTGTATTAAAACACAGTATAGCATTATTCAAGGGAATTTATACAAGAAAATATATGCCGAGAGTATATCAAGTATGCTGCATATCATTATAAACAAAAATGATAGTACCGTACACACCTGATTCTTTCCATATTTCTATCATTCGATAACCTAGGCATAAAATCCTTCCCAGTCATAAAAGTTTTGTTGGTTTTTGTCAGGTTTTTACGAAATAAGCGGATTTAGTACTGATTCTGTCACGCCTTTACGTGTATACACCCGTGCAACTCGATGGGCCATCATACATACCAGTTCATAATTAATCGTTCCAATCAAGGCAGCCAACTCTTCAGCGGTAATTTCCTCGCCCAATTGCTGACCGATGAGTACAACCTCTTCGCCGGCTTGAATTTCTTCAGCATTTTCAGCCAAAGATTGTAATGACACCATACATTGGTCCATACAAATCGTTCCTACAACAGGGACACGGTATCCGCGTATCAATACCTGCGCCTTACCGCTCATCATCCGGGAATAACCATCAGCATAGCCGATTGGAAGGGTAGCAATCCGCTCTTCCCCATCGGTGATGTATTTGGCTCCGTAGCTAATGGCCGAATCGGGCGGTACTGTCTTCACCCAGACCGCCTGCGTCTTCAACGACAAGATCGGCTTCAGCTGAACCTGCTCCTTCACAACTTCATCTGAAGGATACAGACCATATAATGCGATACCGATCCGATCCATCTGGCAGGTCAATTCCGGTAAATCGATTGCGATAGCGCTATTACCCGTATGTATTATAGGAATATGCATTTCCTGATCCCGAAGCGCATCTACCACGCCCTGAAAACGTTCGTATTGTTCTAATGTATAGCTTTTGTCTCTTTCATCCGCGGTTGCAAAATGAGTAAACAGCCCTTCCACTTCCACATGCGGTATTTGCATCGCCCGACGAATAAAATCAACGGCTTC
The window above is part of the Paenibacillus lutimineralis genome. Proteins encoded here:
- the alr gene encoding alanine racemase yields the protein MQVNYRPTRAEIDLDALGANYEAFRRRLPEGIKFLACVKANAYGHGAVPISRELETLGADYLSVAFLDEALELRNAGITLPILVLGYTPPQGVRTAWEHDITLNVFSEEVLDTIVTLDPAEFTNKLKVHIKIDSGMGRLGLQPGEEAVDFIRRAMQIPHVEVEGLFTHFATADERDKSYTLEQYERFQGVVDALRDQEMHIPIIHTGNSAIAIDLPELTCQMDRIGIALYGLYPSDEVVKEQVQLKPILSLKTQAVWVKTVPPDSAISYGAKYITDGEERIATLPIGYADGYSRMMSGKAQVLIRGYRVPVVGTICMDQCMVSLQSLAENAEEIQAGEEVVLIGQQLGEEITAEELAALIGTINYELVCMMAHRVARVYTRKGVTESVLNPLIS